CCGCGCACTCCGCCCAGGCCCTGGTGGCCAAGCAGATGCTGGGCGCGTTCGAGCATTTCGGCCGAGGCCTTGCGGGTGAAGGTCAACAGCAGGATTTCGGCCGGTGAGATGCCGGATTCCACCAGTCGGGCCAGGCGAT
The Deltaproteobacteria bacterium genome window above contains:
- a CDS encoding ATP-dependent helicase, producing the protein MRIDYEHDLNPAQFEAATTVSGPVLVIAGAGSGKTRTIVYRLARLVESGISPAEILLLTFTRKASAEMLERAQHLLGHQGLGGVRG